One Streptomyces sp. NBC_01237 genomic region harbors:
- a CDS encoding GNAT family N-acetyltransferase, with product MNATATSPAPVPLADGLVLRQARPADLDGIGTLLAGRGEPEDALDHRLVVTDPDVGWSACAVVVDGDRVVSTATLLDEEVRIGGVRLPAGQVELVATDPAYEGRGLVRALMRWAHDRSAARGHVIQAMIGIPYFYRLFGYEYAIDIPPAPAVRTPPPGEGTPVLRAARPSDIPAMAALQEAAQRGFDVAVAHPAARWRWLLDHDASTLQVLERAGTVVATGRITPPGGQVLLAEAAALDETAARDLLRGAAALVPDSRLRVVHRSGTVTAAAWQEFLDHEPRKRAEQYYVRIPDVAVLLDRLRPLLWQRLAATGTDRTGRDIVLSTFGAHYRIPVLADGLGAVVTGGAMQAAGAVGGAAAAPDHLPALLFGPHGMEGLTRIRPDVYARDEELFQALFPPLTGDVLSYYLPY from the coding sequence GTGAACGCGACCGCGACCTCCCCCGCACCCGTGCCCCTGGCCGACGGCCTCGTCCTGCGTCAGGCGCGGCCCGCCGATCTCGACGGGATCGGCACCCTCCTCGCCGGGCGCGGGGAGCCGGAGGACGCCCTCGACCACCGGCTCGTCGTCACGGACCCCGACGTGGGCTGGTCCGCCTGCGCCGTGGTCGTCGACGGCGACCGGGTCGTCTCCACCGCGACGCTCCTCGACGAGGAAGTGCGCATCGGGGGCGTCCGACTGCCCGCCGGGCAGGTCGAGCTGGTCGCCACCGACCCCGCCTACGAGGGGCGCGGGCTCGTCCGGGCGCTCATGCGGTGGGCCCACGACCGCTCCGCCGCCCGTGGCCACGTCATCCAGGCGATGATCGGCATCCCGTACTTCTACCGGCTGTTCGGCTACGAGTACGCCATCGACATCCCGCCCGCACCGGCGGTCCGCACCCCACCGCCCGGCGAGGGGACCCCGGTCCTCCGGGCCGCCCGGCCCTCGGACATCCCCGCGATGGCGGCGCTCCAGGAGGCGGCCCAGCGCGGGTTCGACGTCGCCGTCGCGCACCCGGCGGCACGCTGGCGATGGCTGCTGGACCATGACGCGAGCACGCTCCAGGTCCTTGAGCGGGCCGGTACGGTCGTCGCCACCGGGCGCATCACGCCCCCCGGCGGCCAGGTGCTCCTGGCCGAGGCCGCCGCACTCGACGAGACGGCGGCACGGGACCTGCTCCGCGGCGCCGCCGCCCTCGTACCCGACAGCCGGTTGCGCGTCGTCCACCGGAGCGGCACCGTGACCGCAGCCGCCTGGCAGGAGTTCCTGGACCACGAACCGCGCAAGCGGGCCGAGCAGTACTACGTCCGCATCCCGGACGTCGCTGTCCTGCTCGACCGGCTGCGGCCGCTGCTGTGGCAGCGGCTCGCCGCGACGGGGACGGACCGCACCGGCCGCGACATCGTCCTCTCCACCTTCGGCGCCCACTACCGCATCCCGGTCCTCGCCGATGGCCTCGGCGCGGTCGTCACCGGCGGTGCGATGCAGGCGGCCGGCGCGGTGGGAGGCGCCGCGGCGGCCCCCGACCATCTGCCCGCGCTGCTGTTCGGCCCGCACGGAATGGAGGGGCTGACCCGGATTCGGCCCGATGTCTACGCGAGGGACGAGGAGCTGTTCCAGGCGCTCTTCCCGCCGCTCACCGGCGATGTGCTCAGCTACTACCTGCCGTACTAG
- a CDS encoding M23 family metallopeptidase codes for MRSIRISLLGLLSLLAGLLTVTAAATPAAAAPNFKAPYPCGQQWTYSHHSAEVRQALDFVRTDGGSTAGSPVLASSGGTAYRYSQPSGAGNYIAIDHGGGWQTYYFHLASYSVANGAQVAQGQQIGVTGSTGNSSGAHIHYEQLYNGVGQNISINGQSLAPYPGSYYSKYLTSDNGCGGNGGGTYWVDTFANATGYAAANTADAQGVLNAGTNYVYCKVWGAQVGSGSSYNHWWLRTDLDTVYAGKNGRNAYVSAYYLSRWGNDEARDNNGAVIPDC; via the coding sequence ATGCGCTCGATCCGCATCAGCCTGCTCGGTCTGCTGTCGCTCCTCGCGGGCCTGCTCACCGTCACGGCCGCCGCGACCCCCGCGGCCGCCGCACCCAACTTCAAGGCGCCGTATCCCTGTGGCCAGCAATGGACCTACAGTCATCACTCCGCCGAGGTCAGACAGGCTCTCGACTTCGTCCGCACGGACGGCGGCTCGACCGCCGGGTCTCCGGTCCTGGCCTCCTCGGGCGGTACCGCGTACCGCTACTCCCAGCCGAGCGGTGCGGGCAACTACATCGCCATCGATCACGGGGGCGGCTGGCAGACGTACTACTTCCACCTGGCCTCGTACTCCGTCGCCAACGGTGCCCAGGTCGCCCAGGGCCAGCAGATCGGCGTGACCGGCTCCACCGGCAACAGCTCGGGTGCCCACATCCACTACGAGCAGCTCTACAACGGAGTCGGCCAGAACATCTCGATCAACGGTCAGTCCCTGGCTCCGTACCCCGGTTCGTACTACAGCAAGTACCTGACCAGTGACAACGGTTGTGGTGGCAACGGTGGTGGCACGTACTGGGTCGATACCTTCGCCAACGCCACCGGCTACGCGGCGGCCAACACCGCTGACGCGCAAGGGGTGCTGAACGCGGGGACGAACTACGTCTACTGCAAGGTCTGGGGTGCCCAGGTCGGTTCCGGCAGCAGCTACAACCACTGGTGGCTGCGGACGGACCTGGACACCGTGTACGCGGGCAAGAACGGCCGCAACGCCTATGTGTCCGCGTACTACCTCTCCCGCTGGGGCAACGACGAGGCCCGTGACAACAACGGTGCGGTGATCCCCGACTGCTGA
- a CDS encoding AMP-dependent synthetase/ligase: protein MSTPPATPTAPVLVEPTKTRAADGTVREVSVPAFAPRVLRGSLAEIPFDNAREAPSEAVLSRKQQDGSWRDVSAAEFAAEVLAVAKGLMAEGLRAGDRIAIMSRTTYEWTLLDFAAWAAGLVTVPIYPTSSAFQARWILQDSGAVACAVETKEQARLISQERKQLGDLAHLWQLDTGAVGRLRTLGKDIPDEAVAARRATLEPDTPATLIYTSGTTGRPKGCVLTHGNFFAEVDNAIELLHPVFKSVSAYPASTLLFLPLSHVFGRMVAIGCMRARVRLGHAPSIRTEDLLADLAGFKPSFLLAIPYVLEKVYNTGRATAEKMGRASSFDRAARIAQRYGEAVEAAEHGRGPGPGLGLRAARALYDPLVYRRIRAALGGHVRYAICGGSPLGHRLAAFYAGAGIEIFEGYGLTETTAAHTVTPPLKPRLGTVGWPLPGASVRIADDGEVLLRGGQVFQGYWDAERGAPVPVLDDGWFATGDLGELDGEGYLTITGRKKDIIITSGGKNVTPAPLEDWLRAHPLVSQCMVVGDNRSFITALITLEPDGLQHWRRMRKKQDVPMRDLVNDEELRAALQRAVDEANRLVSRAESIRKFTVLPGDFTEASGHLTPSLKLKRDAIARDFSAQIEELYRK, encoded by the coding sequence GTGTCCACGCCACCCGCCACACCCACCGCCCCGGTCCTGGTCGAGCCCACGAAGACCAGGGCGGCCGACGGAACCGTACGGGAGGTCTCCGTACCCGCCTTCGCGCCACGCGTCCTGCGCGGTTCGCTCGCCGAGATCCCGTTCGACAACGCCCGCGAGGCCCCGTCCGAGGCGGTACTCAGCCGCAAGCAGCAGGACGGCAGCTGGCGGGACGTGTCGGCCGCCGAGTTCGCCGCGGAGGTGCTGGCGGTCGCCAAGGGCCTGATGGCGGAGGGACTCCGGGCCGGGGACCGGATCGCGATCATGTCCCGTACGACCTACGAGTGGACGCTCCTCGACTTCGCGGCGTGGGCCGCCGGGCTGGTCACCGTACCCATCTACCCGACCTCGTCGGCGTTCCAGGCCCGCTGGATCCTTCAGGACTCCGGCGCGGTCGCGTGTGCCGTGGAGACGAAGGAGCAGGCCCGGCTGATCAGCCAGGAGCGCAAGCAGCTCGGCGACCTGGCCCATCTGTGGCAGCTCGACACCGGGGCGGTCGGCCGGCTCAGGACGCTCGGCAAGGACATCCCCGACGAGGCCGTCGCCGCCCGCCGCGCCACCCTGGAACCGGACACTCCCGCCACCCTCATCTACACCTCCGGCACCACGGGCCGGCCCAAGGGCTGCGTCCTGACCCACGGCAACTTCTTCGCCGAGGTCGACAACGCCATCGAACTGCTCCACCCGGTCTTCAAGTCCGTGTCGGCGTACCCGGCGTCGACGCTCCTGTTCCTTCCGCTCTCCCATGTCTTCGGACGGATGGTCGCGATCGGCTGCATGCGGGCGCGGGTCCGCCTGGGCCACGCCCCGTCCATCCGGACGGAGGATCTGCTGGCCGACCTCGCGGGCTTCAAGCCGTCGTTCCTGCTGGCCATCCCGTACGTCCTGGAGAAGGTCTACAACACGGGCCGGGCGACCGCCGAGAAGATGGGCCGTGCCTCGTCCTTCGACCGGGCCGCCCGGATCGCCCAGCGCTACGGGGAGGCGGTCGAGGCGGCCGAACACGGCAGGGGCCCCGGACCGGGCCTCGGTCTGCGGGCGGCCCGCGCCCTCTACGACCCGCTGGTCTACCGCCGTATCCGCGCGGCGCTCGGCGGCCATGTCCGGTACGCGATCTGCGGCGGTTCCCCGCTGGGGCACCGGCTCGCCGCGTTCTACGCGGGCGCCGGCATCGAGATCTTCGAGGGCTACGGACTCACCGAGACCACCGCCGCCCACACGGTGACCCCGCCCCTCAAACCCCGCCTCGGCACCGTCGGCTGGCCGCTGCCCGGCGCCTCCGTGCGGATCGCGGACGACGGCGAGGTCCTGCTGCGCGGGGGCCAGGTGTTCCAGGGCTACTGGGACGCCGAGCGCGGCGCGCCGGTCCCCGTGCTCGACGACGGCTGGTTCGCGACGGGCGACCTGGGGGAGCTGGACGGGGAGGGCTACCTCACCATCACCGGCCGCAAGAAGGACATCATCATCACGTCCGGCGGCAAGAACGTCACCCCGGCCCCACTGGAGGACTGGCTGCGCGCCCACCCGCTGGTCAGCCAGTGCATGGTGGTCGGCGACAACCGCTCCTTCATCACCGCCCTGATCACCCTGGAGCCGGACGGCCTCCAGCACTGGCGCCGGATGCGCAAGAAGCAGGACGTCCCGATGAGGGACCTGGTGAACGACGAGGAGCTGCGGGCAGCCCTGCAACGCGCGGTCGACGAGGCCAACCGCCTGGTCTCGCGGGCGGAGTCGATCCGCAAGTTCACGGTCCTGCCGGGCGACTTCACCGAGGCGAGCGGCCACCTGACCCCGTCCCTGAAACTGAAGCGGGACGCGATCGCACGGGACTTCTCGGCCCAGATCGAGGAGCTGTACCGGAAGTGA